Proteins encoded together in one Streptomyces umbrinus window:
- a CDS encoding LuxR C-terminal-related transcriptional regulator: protein MRVVIAEDNALLREGLVLLLTSSRHEVVAVAGSGPEVLPALLSHRPDVAVLDVRMPPGFRDEGLRAALAARKEIPGLPVLVLSQYVEESYAAELLGGGASGVGYLLKDRVGRVDEFLDALERVASGGTALDPEVVSELLVRRRDSPLDSLTPREREVLQLMAEGHGNSAIAEALVVTERSVSKHIGNVFLKLGLPPSDSGHRRVLAVLAYLNNS, encoded by the coding sequence GTGCGTGTGGTGATCGCCGAGGACAACGCCCTGTTGCGGGAGGGGCTGGTCCTGCTGCTCACCTCCTCCAGGCACGAGGTGGTGGCCGTCGCGGGCAGCGGGCCCGAGGTGCTGCCCGCGCTGCTCTCACACCGCCCCGATGTCGCCGTGCTCGACGTCCGGATGCCGCCCGGCTTCCGCGACGAGGGGCTGCGCGCGGCGCTCGCGGCCCGCAAGGAGATCCCCGGGCTGCCGGTGCTCGTGCTCTCGCAGTACGTCGAGGAGTCGTACGCCGCGGAGTTGCTCGGCGGTGGGGCGAGCGGGGTCGGTTATCTGCTCAAGGACCGGGTGGGGCGGGTCGACGAGTTCCTGGACGCGCTGGAGCGGGTTGCCTCCGGCGGTACGGCCTTGGACCCCGAGGTGGTGTCCGAGCTGCTTGTGCGGCGGCGGGACTCGCCGCTCGATTCGCTCACTCCTCGTGAGCGGGAGGTTCTTCAGCTGATGGCTGAAGGGCACGGGAATTCGGCTATCGCCGAGGCTCTTGTCGTGACCGAGCGGTCTGTCAGCAAGCACATTGGGAATGTGTTTTTGAAGTTGGGGTTGCCGCCGAGTGACAGTGGGCATCGGCGGGTGCTTGCGGTGTTGGCTTACTTGAACAACTCGTGA
- a CDS encoding sensor histidine kinase — translation MRKTVREAARATRRLAPAAVLSFGSYLFITVLLIGAIGAVSVVAIGLLPETVLLVRRIAGAKRRMVAAWTGQEIPEAYQPVEGTVRERVRTVVRDPGTFTDLRWMVAYYAYGCLPYLAIPLWPLGLLVDGVWCGLLRREAVVLPLIGRLADLDAKWSTALLKPSPKAELAVRVEELTETRAGAIAAHGAELRRIERDLHDGTQARLVSLSMRIGLAKRAYDRDPEAARRLLDDAQDQAEEALTELRHVVRGIHPPILTDRGLAGAVRALAASSGLDVAVTVDGLEDADSERDGARAPAAVEAAAYFVVAESLTNAAKHSGAERAEVGLVRTGKGLWVTVRDGGRGGADEAGGSGLLGMQRRVAALDGTLRLTSPAGGPTVIEVELPCVW, via the coding sequence ATGCGGAAGACAGTCCGGGAGGCCGCGCGGGCCACACGCCGGCTCGCGCCTGCCGCCGTGCTGTCCTTCGGCTCGTACCTCTTCATCACGGTCCTGCTGATCGGGGCCATCGGCGCGGTCAGCGTGGTCGCCATCGGGCTGTTGCCCGAGACCGTGCTGCTGGTGCGCCGGATCGCCGGGGCCAAGCGGCGCATGGTGGCCGCGTGGACGGGCCAGGAGATCCCCGAGGCCTACCAGCCCGTCGAGGGCACGGTGCGCGAGCGGGTGCGTACGGTCGTGCGGGATCCGGGCACCTTCACCGATCTGCGCTGGATGGTCGCCTATTACGCCTACGGCTGCCTGCCGTATCTGGCGATCCCGCTGTGGCCGCTGGGACTGCTCGTCGACGGTGTGTGGTGCGGGTTGCTGCGCCGCGAGGCCGTCGTGCTGCCGTTGATCGGCCGGCTCGCGGACCTCGACGCCAAGTGGTCGACCGCCCTGCTCAAGCCCTCCCCCAAGGCGGAGCTCGCCGTGCGGGTCGAGGAGCTGACCGAGACCCGGGCCGGCGCGATCGCCGCGCACGGCGCCGAGCTGCGGCGCATCGAGCGGGACCTTCACGACGGCACACAGGCCCGGCTGGTCTCGCTGTCGATGCGGATCGGGCTGGCCAAGCGGGCGTACGACCGTGATCCCGAGGCCGCGCGCAGGCTCCTCGACGACGCCCAGGACCAGGCCGAGGAGGCTCTGACCGAGCTGCGGCACGTCGTACGGGGCATCCACCCGCCGATCCTCACCGACCGCGGTCTCGCCGGCGCGGTCCGGGCGCTCGCCGCGAGCAGCGGCCTGGACGTGGCCGTGACCGTGGACGGCCTGGAGGACGCCGACAGCGAGCGGGACGGGGCGCGGGCCCCGGCGGCGGTCGAGGCCGCCGCGTACTTCGTCGTCGCCGAGTCGCTGACGAACGCCGCCAAGCACAGCGGCGCGGAGCGGGCCGAGGTCGGCCTCGTCCGTACCGGCAAGGGGTTGTGGGTGACCGTACGCGACGGGGGCCGGGGCGGTGCCGACGAGGCCGGGGGTTCCGGGCTGCTCGGTATGCAGCGGCGCGTCGCCGCGCTCGACGGGACCCTGCGGCTGACCAGCCCCGCCGGGGGCCCGACCGTGATCGAAGTGGAGCTGCCGTGCGTGTGGTGA
- a CDS encoding serine hydrolase domain-containing protein, producing MTASRTLRLGLTSAAALVAASLTAPVAMAAPASSSASSPSPAPLGDHAATQRAMDAAVQDGVPGVAGQAKDKYGTWKGTSGIGNLKTKQPRSAHDRYRVGSITKTFVSTVLLQLEAEGRFSLDDKVEKWLPGVVRGNGHDGSRITLRQLLNHTSGIFNYTDDEDFGRTYFLKDGFFEHRFDRLSPAQLVKVATAHKPDFEPGTSWNYSNTNYVLAGMVIEKATGHTYGDEVGQRIIEPLGLRATTVPGTNPHVPRPSSRAYGKLAETATGPTYDVTELNPSLASAAGEMISDSGDLNRFYSALLRGKLLPKKQLTEMKTTIKVDAIPNAGYGLGLMERKLSCGVVVWGHGGGIHGSNSEAVTTADGRHSLAFNFNGDWSGDSDAVIEAEFCAE from the coding sequence ATGACTGCATCCCGCACGCTGCGCCTCGGACTGACGAGCGCGGCCGCACTGGTCGCGGCCTCGCTCACGGCTCCGGTGGCCATGGCCGCCCCGGCCTCCTCCTCGGCCTCGTCCCCGTCCCCGGCCCCGCTCGGAGACCACGCCGCGACCCAGCGGGCGATGGACGCCGCCGTGCAGGACGGCGTCCCCGGTGTGGCCGGGCAGGCGAAGGACAAGTACGGGACCTGGAAGGGCACTTCGGGCATCGGCAACCTCAAGACGAAGCAGCCGCGCTCCGCCCACGACCGCTACCGCGTCGGCAGCATCACCAAGACGTTCGTGTCGACGGTGCTGCTCCAACTGGAGGCGGAGGGACGGTTCTCGCTCGACGACAAGGTGGAGAAGTGGTTGCCGGGCGTGGTCCGCGGCAACGGCCACGACGGCAGCCGGATCACGCTCCGCCAGCTCCTGAACCACACCAGCGGGATCTTCAACTACACCGACGACGAGGACTTCGGCCGGACCTACTTCCTGAAGGACGGCTTCTTCGAGCACCGCTTCGACCGGCTGTCGCCCGCGCAGCTCGTGAAGGTCGCCACGGCCCACAAGCCGGACTTCGAGCCGGGCACCTCCTGGAACTACTCCAACACCAACTACGTACTCGCCGGAATGGTGATCGAGAAGGCCACGGGCCACACGTACGGGGACGAGGTCGGGCAGCGCATCATCGAGCCGCTCGGCCTGCGCGCCACCACGGTCCCCGGCACGAACCCGCACGTGCCCCGGCCCAGCAGCCGGGCCTACGGCAAGCTCGCCGAGACGGCGACCGGCCCGACCTACGACGTCACGGAGCTCAACCCCTCCCTCGCCTCCGCGGCGGGCGAGATGATCTCCGACTCGGGCGACCTCAACCGCTTCTACTCGGCGCTGCTGCGAGGCAAGCTGCTGCCGAAGAAGCAGCTCACCGAGATGAAGACCACCATCAAGGTCGACGCGATTCCGAACGCCGGCTACGGCCTCGGTCTCATGGAACGCAAACTGAGCTGCGGCGTCGTCGTCTGGGGCCACGGCGGCGGCATCCACGGCTCGAACTCGGAGGCCGTCACGACGGCGGACGGCCGCCACTCCCTCGCCTTCAACTTCAACGGCGACTGGTCGGGGGACAGCGACGCGGTGATCGAGGCGGAGTTCTGCGCCGAGTAA
- a CDS encoding DinB family protein, protein MTVSRCELLRWQFELTWSLFEYHLERLEDEDFLWEPGPLCWTVRPDGDGDGRWVADWADAEPDPIPVPTIGWVSWHIGWWWSVAVDHARGRVPRERTEIVWPGEGKAAVAWLRGLREEWLAVLERFTDAELDAVAPFPWQNDPEHTVAHMAGWVNSELMKNAAEIGQLRLLRAASGA, encoded by the coding sequence GTGACTGTTTCCCGTTGTGAGCTGTTGCGCTGGCAGTTCGAGCTGACGTGGTCGTTGTTCGAGTACCACCTGGAGCGGCTGGAGGACGAGGACTTCCTGTGGGAGCCCGGGCCGCTCTGCTGGACGGTGCGTCCGGATGGTGATGGTGATGGGCGGTGGGTGGCGGACTGGGCGGATGCCGAGCCCGACCCGATTCCGGTTCCCACCATCGGGTGGGTGAGCTGGCACATCGGGTGGTGGTGGAGTGTGGCCGTCGATCACGCCCGGGGGCGGGTGCCGCGGGAGCGGACCGAGATCGTGTGGCCGGGGGAAGGGAAGGCCGCCGTCGCGTGGCTGCGCGGACTGCGTGAGGAGTGGCTGGCGGTGCTGGAGCGGTTCACGGACGCCGAGTTGGACGCCGTCGCTCCGTTCCCGTGGCAGAACGATCCGGAGCACACCGTCGCCCACATGGCCGGCTGGGTGAACTCCGAGCTCATGAAGAACGCCGCCGAGATCGGGCAGCTCCGCCTGCTGCGGGCCGCGTCCGGAGCCTGA
- a CDS encoding esterase/lipase family protein has translation MLRGFEPYTKLLAGTRRVAAHPDAVREFAYDWRLSTERAAARLAEAADDHLRAWRAHPHGSRDARLTLVAHSMGGLVARFFMTALGGVRDVRTLITLGTPFHGSVQAAGLLGSGSGTPLPLPRRRLRALARTLPGLYELLPGYRCVEDPTGDFRRLTPADVESLGGDRELAQQSLDRREKLNESDAGTLPQLRAVVGVGQRTPQSLTLADGTAELREYVPDGDTRLDRRGDGTVYREAATPAGRTPSTSPQSHGALARSEEAVAFTGSVLTERPLGPPLGATELGLYVPDVATAREPCPVEVDLVDNPVAVELQVIDVSENLEIDRPRLSRRDGRLRADVRLPWPGLFRVEAKCGGFSAVSQLVLAVAGD, from the coding sequence GTGCTGCGGGGCTTCGAGCCGTACACCAAGCTCCTGGCGGGCACCCGGCGCGTGGCGGCCCACCCCGACGCGGTACGGGAGTTCGCGTACGACTGGCGCCTGTCGACCGAGCGCGCGGCCGCCCGTCTGGCGGAGGCGGCGGACGACCACCTGCGGGCCTGGCGTGCCCACCCGCACGGCAGCCGGGACGCCCGGCTCACCCTCGTGGCCCACTCCATGGGCGGCCTGGTCGCCCGCTTCTTCATGACCGCGCTGGGCGGGGTCCGTGACGTCCGCACCCTGATCACCTTGGGCACGCCCTTCCACGGCTCGGTCCAGGCCGCGGGCCTGCTCGGCTCGGGCAGCGGCACCCCGCTGCCGCTGCCCCGCCGCCGGCTGCGTGCCCTGGCCCGCACCCTGCCCGGTCTGTACGAGCTGCTGCCCGGCTACCGCTGTGTGGAGGACCCCACCGGTGACTTCCGCCGCCTCACTCCGGCCGACGTCGAATCCCTCGGCGGAGACCGGGAGCTGGCCCAGCAGTCGCTCGACCGCAGGGAGAAGCTGAACGAGTCGGATGCCGGCACCCTCCCCCAACTGCGCGCGGTGGTCGGTGTCGGCCAGCGCACCCCACAGAGCCTGACCCTCGCGGACGGCACGGCGGAACTGCGCGAGTACGTCCCGGACGGCGACACCCGGCTCGACCGCCGCGGCGACGGAACGGTGTACCGGGAGGCGGCGACACCGGCCGGTCGCACCCCTTCTACCTCCCCCCAGAGCCATGGCGCCCTCGCCCGCAGCGAGGAGGCGGTCGCGTTCACCGGCTCGGTCCTGACCGAACGCCCACTGGGCCCGCCCCTCGGCGCGACCGAACTGGGCCTGTACGTACCGGATGTGGCGACGGCACGTGAACCCTGCCCGGTCGAGGTCGACCTGGTGGACAACCCGGTCGCCGTCGAACTCCAGGTCATCGACGTCTCCGAGAACCTGGAGATCGACCGCCCGCGCCTGTCCCGCCGCGACGGCCGCCTGCGCGCCGACGTACGGCTCCCGTGGCCGGGCCTGTTCCGCGTCGAGGCGAAGTGCGGCGGCTTCTCGGCTGTGAGCCAACTCGTCCTGGCGGTCGCCGGTGACTGA
- a CDS encoding CatB-related O-acetyltransferase: protein MPVPADPTVLHPMPEQPRVVLLRPLVKSPLIEVGEYSYYDDPDDPTAFETRNVLYHYGPEKLVIGKFCALGTGARFIMNGANHRMDGPSTFPFPTMGGSWAEHFDLLTGLPNRGDTVVGNDVWFGHGTTVMPGVRIGHGAIIGAGAVVTTDVPDYGIVGGNPARLIRTRFSDDEIDRLLAVAWWDWPAEHITGHVRTIMSGNIAELEAAAPDRA, encoded by the coding sequence ATGCCAGTGCCCGCCGACCCCACGGTGCTCCATCCCATGCCCGAGCAGCCGCGGGTGGTGCTGCTCAGGCCGTTGGTGAAGTCCCCGCTGATCGAGGTGGGGGAGTACTCCTACTACGACGACCCGGACGACCCGACCGCGTTCGAGACGCGCAACGTCCTCTACCACTACGGGCCGGAGAAGCTGGTCATCGGGAAGTTCTGCGCGCTGGGCACGGGGGCGCGGTTCATCATGAACGGCGCCAACCACCGGATGGACGGCCCCTCGACGTTCCCGTTCCCCACCATGGGCGGTTCCTGGGCCGAGCACTTCGACCTGCTCACCGGTCTGCCGAACAGGGGTGACACGGTCGTCGGCAACGACGTCTGGTTCGGTCACGGCACGACGGTGATGCCCGGGGTACGGATCGGACACGGCGCGATCATCGGCGCCGGCGCCGTGGTCACCACGGACGTGCCCGACTACGGCATCGTCGGCGGCAACCCGGCCCGGCTCATCCGCACCCGCTTCAGCGACGACGAGATCGACCGGCTCCTCGCGGTGGCCTGGTGGGACTGGCCCGCGGAGCACATCACCGGGCACGTACGGACGATCATGTCGGGGAACATCGCCGAGCTGGAGGCCGCCGCCCCGGACCGCGCGTGA